A window of Cucurbita pepo subsp. pepo cultivar mu-cu-16 chromosome LG06, ASM280686v2, whole genome shotgun sequence contains these coding sequences:
- the LOC111797558 gene encoding uncharacterized protein LOC111797558 has protein sequence MEKSKSFPKYSSSCSGEFSFQTRSNSYNFNGPTGKATGFSTSTDPELQRKRRIASYNVFNMENKVKSSVKNSFKWIKTKFSDIRYGL, from the coding sequence ATGGAGAAGAGCAAATCGTTCCCCAAGTACTCGTCCTCGTGTTCGGGTGAGTTCAGTTTCCAAACCCGATCCAACTCGTACAATTTCAACGGCCCGACTGGGAAGGCTACTGGGTTCTCGACCTCGACTGATCCCGAGCTTCaaaggaagagaagaattGCGTCGTATAATGTTTTCAACATGGAAAATAAGGTCAAGTCTAGTGTAAAGAACAGCTTCAAGTGGATCAAGACTAAGTTTAGCGACATTCGCTATGGtttgtga